Proteins encoded within one genomic window of Flavobacterium gilvum:
- a CDS encoding glycoside hydrolase family 3 protein: MTLEQKIGQFFFPAVFINDTEENIQETESLIKEHNIGGLTFFHSRASAATNYESKKKVVFNDESFQRLKDLIVRYQKCAPTPLLMCIDAEWGLAMRVEKTPQYPYAITLGALPERKINLVYEVGKQIALDLKSAGIHYNLAPLADINNNPNNPVIGYRSFGSNKEKVAQYALEYLRGMSDAGILGCLKHFPGHGNTSVDSHLGLPVLHENLEQLLENELVPFIKGIENQVDSIMIGHLAVPSLNEGKETSATLSKNIIEKLLRERLGYDGLVISDALNMHSVSKLYETKGQLEWEAFNAGNDVLCFAENVAEGIQEILKNATPERIEASLNRILKCKQKAGLFDPNPSFAADFDFKTTSELNRKIADYCITEIKDKNSSILLFDAKNRERLAKLCVYKTIENPFFTNLATVLPSPEYAIENADDLSETSIKEDLQPFDTILVSLFVPKAKPLNKFDLEDSVLEFLGQLFETKKCILYVFGNPYALQVIPNIEKTCGIVMMYQDFKEFQESAAQQLLEDKKGKGSLPVSLTTI, encoded by the coding sequence ATGACACTAGAACAAAAAATAGGGCAATTCTTTTTTCCTGCAGTCTTTATCAACGACACAGAAGAAAATATTCAGGAAACGGAAAGTTTAATCAAAGAACACAATATTGGTGGGTTGACTTTTTTTCATAGCCGAGCCAGTGCGGCAACAAACTATGAGTCTAAGAAAAAAGTAGTATTTAATGATGAAAGCTTTCAGCGTTTAAAAGATTTGATAGTTCGTTATCAAAAATGCGCTCCTACTCCTTTATTAATGTGTATTGATGCCGAATGGGGTTTGGCCATGCGAGTTGAGAAAACACCTCAATACCCCTACGCCATCACCCTTGGCGCATTGCCCGAAAGAAAAATCAATCTGGTATATGAAGTTGGGAAACAAATTGCATTAGACTTAAAATCGGCTGGAATTCATTACAATCTGGCTCCATTGGCAGACATTAATAATAATCCAAACAATCCGGTGATTGGGTATCGTTCTTTTGGTTCTAATAAAGAAAAGGTCGCCCAATACGCTTTGGAATACCTTCGCGGAATGTCGGATGCTGGAATTTTGGGCTGTCTGAAACACTTCCCAGGACACGGAAACACAAGCGTGGATTCCCATTTGGGACTTCCCGTTTTACATGAAAATTTGGAGCAATTATTAGAAAACGAATTGGTTCCGTTTATAAAAGGGATCGAAAATCAGGTCGATTCCATCATGATTGGACATTTGGCCGTTCCGTCACTGAATGAAGGGAAAGAAACTTCGGCCACTTTATCCAAAAATATCATTGAAAAACTTTTAAGAGAACGATTGGGTTATGATGGTTTGGTGATTTCGGATGCTTTAAATATGCATAGTGTCTCCAAATTATACGAAACTAAAGGCCAACTGGAATGGGAAGCTTTCAATGCCGGAAACGACGTTCTCTGCTTTGCCGAAAACGTAGCCGAAGGAATCCAGGAAATTCTTAAAAATGCAACACCAGAACGAATAGAAGCCAGTTTAAACCGCATCTTGAAATGCAAACAAAAGGCAGGACTTTTTGATCCAAATCCAAGTTTCGCAGCTGATTTTGACTTTAAAACTACTTCAGAATTAAACAGAAAGATTGCCGACTATTGCATTACCGAAATCAAGGACAAAAATAGTTCAATCCTTCTTTTTGATGCCAAAAACAGGGAGCGACTTGCCAAATTATGCGTTTACAAAACTATCGAAAACCCTTTCTTTACAAACTTGGCAACCGTTTTGCCTTCTCCCGAATATGCTATCGAAAATGCCGATGATTTAAGTGAAACCTCAATAAAAGAGGATCTTCAACCATTTGACACTATTCTCGTTTCTTTATTTGTTCCAAAAGCAAAACCTTTGAACAAATTTGATTTGGAAGATTCGGTTTTGGAATTTCTAGGGCAATTATTTGAAACAAAAAAATGCATTCTTTATGTTTTTGGAAATCCATACGCTTTACAGGTGATTCCAAACATCGAAAAAACATGCGGAATCGTTATGATGTATCAAGATTTTAAAGAATTTCAAGAAAGTGCGGCCCAACAATTATTGGAAGACAAAAAAGGAAAAGGAAGTCTACCAGTTTCATTAACAACAATCTAA
- a CDS encoding peroxiredoxin: MSLVGKKFPSIAVDAISEMGDNLKINIFEEATNNNKKVLLFWYPKDFTFVCPTELHAFQAALPEFEQRNTIVIGASCDTNEVHFAWLNTPKNNGGIEGVTYPILADTNRNLANILGILDVESTSYSEETDSVIIEGSNVPYRATYLIDETGKIFHESVNDMPLGRNVNEYLRLVDAYTHIQTKGEVCPANWEAGKEAMTADRKSTAEYLSLN; the protein is encoded by the coding sequence ATGTCATTAGTAGGTAAAAAATTCCCAAGTATTGCAGTAGACGCTATCTCAGAAATGGGTGATAATTTAAAAATCAACATCTTCGAAGAAGCTACAAATAACAACAAAAAAGTACTTTTGTTTTGGTACCCAAAAGATTTCACTTTTGTATGTCCAACAGAATTACATGCTTTCCAAGCTGCTTTACCAGAATTTGAACAAAGAAATACAATCGTAATCGGAGCTTCTTGCGACACAAATGAAGTTCACTTTGCTTGGTTGAACACTCCAAAAAACAATGGAGGAATTGAAGGTGTTACTTACCCAATCCTTGCAGACACCAACAGAAACTTGGCAAACATTTTAGGAATTCTTGATGTTGAATCTACAAGCTACAGCGAAGAAACAGATTCAGTTATCATCGAAGGTTCAAACGTACCTTACAGAGCTACTTACTTAATTGATGAGACTGGAAAAATCTTCCACGAAAGCGTAAACGATATGCCATTAGGACGTAACGTAAACGAGTATTTACGTTTGGTTGATGCTTACACTCACATCCAAACCAAAGGTGAAGTTTGTCCTGCAAACTGGGAAGCTGGTAAAGAAGCAATGACTGCCGACAGAAAAAGTACTGCAGAATATTTAAGCTTAAACTAA
- a CDS encoding diacylglycerol kinase family protein: MEFQKDNTLLTGRLKSVKYAFLGAVKLITTEHSIMVQFSIGILMTIAGFYFHITSTEWLIQTMAIGLVMSIEGLNTAVEKIADFIHPNYHERIGFIKDIAAGAVFFAALTAIAIGLIIYVPKFL; the protein is encoded by the coding sequence ATGGAATTTCAAAAAGACAATACATTACTTACCGGCCGATTGAAAAGCGTAAAATACGCTTTTCTGGGCGCCGTAAAATTAATTACCACCGAGCACAGCATTATGGTTCAGTTTTCAATTGGAATCTTAATGACAATTGCCGGTTTTTATTTTCATATCACTTCCACCGAATGGCTTATTCAAACTATGGCCATCGGTTTAGTCATGAGTATTGAGGGGCTAAATACGGCTGTAGAAAAAATTGCCGATTTTATTCACCCAAATTATCATGAAAGAATTGGTTTCATAAAAGATATTGCAGCTGGTGCAGTATTTTTTGCCGCATTAACTGCGATTGCAATTGGTCTAATTATTTATGTCCCAAAATTTTTATAG
- a CDS encoding MFS transporter has protein sequence MRENKPWYWIPFLNFASGFPYAIIISVSVIMYKDLGINNDDIGFYTSLLYLPWVIKPLWSPFIDLYATKRKWFLAMQLVISIVFLIVGLSISTNQFFMMSLALFWVATFASASNDVASDGFYMIALAKEEQSFFLGIRSTFYRLSMLTANGLMVILAGFLEDKFGDKTKAWSYTMVFVAIIMILLTVYNFFITPTVEENSEAEVAHKHSFQEIFTSFFQKKQIGIIVAFVLLFRLGESQLLKMLTPFMIDPKGYELVEKPNDVQQLNALNIFNTKVKKGIYLSIPEKNLLYYYLPITSVMRNENIPFDTKPVNKNDIHKFDKDVKPKRAILIDILIKSKGDLNAIKKNGMGLATEDVGIIYGTFGVFALVIGGILGGIIISRGGLRKWMLPMFLAMHLPIIGFILLAHFHPTSIYYIYATVVAEQFGYGLGFSAFMMYLIYVAEGESKTAHYAIATGFMALGMMLPGMASGFIQEYLGYGNFFIWVFLATFPGLILSRYLIFPKDYGKKIDS, from the coding sequence ATGAGAGAAAACAAGCCTTGGTATTGGATTCCGTTTTTGAATTTCGCATCGGGATTTCCGTATGCCATCATCATTTCGGTTTCAGTAATTATGTACAAAGATTTGGGTATTAACAATGATGACATTGGTTTTTACACCAGTTTACTGTATCTGCCTTGGGTTATAAAACCGTTATGGAGCCCTTTCATTGACTTGTATGCCACCAAAAGAAAATGGTTTTTGGCGATGCAGCTTGTGATTTCGATAGTATTCCTAATCGTGGGATTATCCATTAGTACAAATCAATTTTTCATGATGAGTTTGGCGCTATTTTGGGTAGCGACTTTTGCTTCGGCGTCCAATGATGTTGCCAGTGACGGATTTTATATGATTGCTTTAGCCAAAGAAGAGCAATCCTTTTTCCTCGGAATCAGAAGCACTTTCTATAGACTTTCAATGCTTACCGCCAATGGTTTGATGGTAATTTTGGCGGGGTTTTTGGAAGACAAATTTGGGGACAAGACAAAAGCCTGGTCCTACACAATGGTTTTTGTAGCGATAATAATGATTTTGCTTACCGTATATAACTTTTTCATCACCCCAACGGTCGAAGAGAATTCTGAAGCCGAAGTAGCACATAAACATAGTTTTCAAGAGATTTTCACCTCTTTTTTCCAAAAAAAACAAATTGGTATCATTGTAGCTTTCGTTTTGCTTTTCAGATTGGGTGAATCCCAATTATTAAAAATGCTGACTCCTTTTATGATAGACCCTAAAGGATATGAGCTAGTAGAAAAACCAAATGATGTACAACAATTAAACGCATTAAATATATTTAACACAAAAGTTAAAAAAGGAATTTATCTATCCATTCCCGAAAAAAATCTATTGTATTATTATTTACCTATTACGTCTGTAATGCGAAATGAAAATATTCCATTTGACACAAAACCGGTAAATAAAAATGATATTCACAAATTTGATAAAGATGTTAAACCGAAAAGAGCAATACTAATCGATATTTTAATAAAATCCAAAGGCGATCTCAATGCGATAAAAAAAAATGGTATGGGATTAGCAACCGAAGATGTCGGAATTATATATGGAACATTTGGCGTTTTTGCTCTTGTTATTGGAGGAATATTAGGCGGAATCATAATTTCCAGAGGCGGCTTACGTAAATGGATGCTGCCAATGTTCCTGGCGATGCATCTTCCTATCATTGGATTTATCTTATTGGCACACTTTCATCCAACCTCAATTTACTATATTTATGCAACAGTTGTTGCAGAGCAATTTGGATATGGCTTGGGCTTTTCGGCCTTTATGATGTATTTAATTTATGTAGCCGAAGGCGAATCAAAAACAGCTCACTATGCAATCGCAACCGGTTTTATGGCTTTGGGAATGATGCTTCCCGGTATGGCGAGTGGGTTTATACAGGAATATTTAGGATATGGAAATTTCTTTATTTGGGTATTTTTGGCAACATTTCCAGGATTAATTTTATCCCGCTATTTAATTTTCCCGAAAGACTACGGAAAAAAAATAGATTCTTAA
- a CDS encoding thioredoxin family protein: MLIELNEDTLAALIAQNEKVVVQYSATWCGNCRIMKPKFKKLALDNDGISFVLVDAESSPESRKLANVSNLPTFATFVNGKLVNETQTNKQEVLIELVNEIA; the protein is encoded by the coding sequence ATGTTAATCGAATTAAACGAAGACACGTTAGCCGCTTTAATAGCGCAAAACGAAAAAGTAGTGGTACAATACTCCGCTACATGGTGTGGTAATTGCCGAATCATGAAGCCAAAATTCAAAAAACTGGCTTTGGACAACGACGGAATTTCATTTGTATTGGTTGATGCTGAAAGCTCACCAGAATCAAGAAAACTGGCCAACGTAAGCAACCTGCCTACATTTGCCACTTTCGTAAACGGAAAATTGGTAAACGAAACCCAAACCAACAAACAGGAAGTTTTGATCGAATTGGTTAATGAAATTGCTTAA
- a CDS encoding DUF6952 family protein has product MKLPVIKHLTQFIEDNDQDYIIETLEVLEAMTEIPSLKDEELDVIGELISNMYGALEVHKMTQQGTDKKEALNTFMKRVLGSIDK; this is encoded by the coding sequence ATGAAATTACCCGTAATAAAACACCTGACGCAATTCATTGAAGATAACGACCAGGATTACATCATCGAAACGCTTGAAGTACTGGAAGCCATGACCGAAATTCCTTCCCTGAAAGATGAAGAATTAGATGTCATTGGAGAATTGATATCAAATATGTACGGCGCCCTTGAAGTACACAAAATGACCCAACAGGGAACCGACAAAAAAGAAGCCTTGAATACTTTTATGAAAAGAGTTCTCGGATCAATAGACAAATAA
- the tpx gene encoding thiol peroxidase, whose translation MATITLGGNPINTSGDLPKVGSKLADFKLVQSDLSIADLSTFAGKKLVLNIFPSIDTGTCATSVRKFNETASKLENTSVLCISRDLPFAQKRFCGAEGLENVINLSDFQEGSFGKSNGLNIVDGPLSGLHSRVIIVVDENGVVKHTEQVAEIANEPNYEEALAAL comes from the coding sequence ATGGCTACAATAACATTAGGAGGAAACCCAATAAACACTTCAGGTGATTTACCAAAAGTAGGATCAAAACTAGCTGATTTCAAATTGGTTCAAAGCGATTTATCAATAGCAGATTTAAGCACTTTTGCGGGTAAAAAATTAGTTTTAAATATTTTCCCAAGTATCGATACAGGAACTTGCGCAACATCAGTTAGAAAATTCAACGAAACTGCAAGCAAATTAGAGAACACAAGCGTTTTGTGCATTTCAAGAGATTTACCATTTGCTCAAAAACGTTTCTGTGGAGCTGAAGGTTTAGAAAATGTGATTAACCTATCTGATTTTCAAGAAGGAAGTTTCGGAAAAAGCAATGGTTTAAACATCGTTGATGGTCCATTAAGTGGTTTACATTCACGTGTAATCATCGTTGTTGATGAAAACGGAGTTGTAAAACACACTGAACAAGTTGCGGAAATTGCAAACGAACCTAATTACGAAGAGGCTTTAGCAGCACTTTAA